A single Sphingobium sp. EP60837 DNA region contains:
- a CDS encoding IS6 family transposase, whose product MNDFKGRHFTGEVILWAVRWYCRYGISYRDLEEMLSERGIDVDHTTIYRWVQRYAPEMEKRLRWFWRRGFDPSWRLDETYVKVRGKWTYLYRAVDKRGDTIDFYLSSTRSAKAAKRFLGKALRGLKDWEKPAKLNTDKAPSYGAAIAELKREGKLAAETEHRQVKYLNNVLEADHGKLKMLIKPVRGFKSMPTAYATIKGFEVMRALRKGQAQAWCLQPGIMGEVRLVERAFGIGPSALTETMIMLNKHFANAA is encoded by the coding sequence ATGAACGATTTCAAAGGACGGCATTTTACCGGCGAGGTCATCCTATGGGCGGTGCGCTGGTATTGTCGATACGGCATCAGCTACCGTGATCTCGAGGAAATGCTGTCCGAGCGTGGGATCGATGTCGATCATACGACGATCTATCGCTGGGTGCAGCGCTACGCGCCGGAGATGGAGAAGCGTCTCCGCTGGTTCTGGCGGCGCGGCTTTGATCCGAGCTGGCGTCTGGATGAGACCTACGTAAAGGTGCGGGGCAAATGGACCTACCTGTACCGGGCGGTCGACAAACGGGGCGACACGATTGATTTCTATCTGTCATCGACACGCAGCGCCAAAGCGGCGAAGCGCTTTCTGGGCAAAGCTCTTCGTGGCCTGAAGGACTGGGAAAAGCCGGCCAAACTCAATACCGACAAGGCACCCAGCTACGGCGCAGCAATCGCTGAGCTGAAACGCGAAGGCAAACTGGCGGCGGAAACCGAGCACCGGCAGGTGAAATATCTGAACAACGTGCTCGAGGCCGACCACGGCAAGCTGAAGATGCTGATCAAGCCGGTACGTGGCTTCAAGTCGATGCCAACGGCCTACGCCACGATCAAGGGCTTCGAGGTCATGCGCGCCCTACGCAAAGGACAGGCCCAGGCATGGTGCCTGCAGCCAGGTATCATGGGGGAGGTGCGCCTGGTTGAAAGAGCATTCGGAATTGGACCCTCGGCCCTGACCGAAACCATGATTATGCTCAATAAGCATTTCGCCAATGCTGCCTAA